The sequence below is a genomic window from Nostoc flagelliforme CCNUN1.
TTACGGGCGATCTTCTATCTTATAAAAAGCTGAAAATTTCAAAATAAAGAGTTCCATAAAATAAATATTCTGCATAAAATAAGAACGTATCTCTGAGTAATACTTAGCGGCTAAAAACTATAAGTTTTGTAGCTCGTAGACAGAAACTAGTACTTTCATACTTGTCTTAGAAATGAAGCAGGTAAGTAGCTCATTGTTCAGTGAAAAATTAAGAATCAGGAGTATTAATCATGGCAGTAATTTGGACTCCAGGCCCAAGACCAACCAATGGAGCAGATACAGGTATTAGTGATGCCACTTCTGATAACTTCAGTGGTTTTGGTGGAAGTGACACCCTAATTGGTGGCGATGGAGATGACACCCTCAATGGTGGCGCTGGTAGAGACTGGCTACAAGGTGGTGACGGTATCGACTTGCTAAACGGTGGGGGCGGGAGCGATACCATACAAGGAGATCTTGGCGACGACACTTTCACCGGTGGAAGTGGCAACGACCGACTCATCTGGAACAATGGTGACGGTAGCGACAGAATTAGTGGTAACGCTGGCTCTGACGTGGTTGAAGTTAACGGCGCAGCAGGTGCAGGAGACACCTTCCTCCTAGAACAAGACGCCGAAGGAAGAGCAATCTTTGATCGGCTCAACTTAGTTCCTTTCACCCTGACTGTAGACACCGTAGAGAGCTTTGAAGTCAATGGTGGCGGAGGCAATGACATCTTCGAGGTTAACGACCTGACGGAAACTAGCGTCAGTGCAGTCAGCTTTACAGGTGGTGCTGGCAATGACTCCCTTGATGGTAGTGGTACATCTACACCCTTAACTGGCTCTGGTGATGCTGGAAATGACACCCTAATTGGTGGCGATGGGGATGACACCTTCAATGGTGGCGCTGGTAGAGACTGGCTACAAGGTGGTGACGGTATCGACTTGCTAAACGGTGGGGGCGGGAGCGATACCATACAAGGAGATCTTGGCGACGACACTTTCACCGGTGGAAGTGGCAACGACCGACTCATCTGGAACAATGGTGACGGTAGCGACAGAATTAGTGGTAACGCTGGCTCTGACGTGGTTGAAGTTAACGGCGCAGCAGGTGCAGGAGACACCTTCCTCCTAGAACAAGACGCCGAAGGAAGAGCAATCTTTGATCGGCTCAACTTAGTTCCTTTCACCCTGACTGTAGACACCGTAGAGAGCTTTGAAGTCAATGGTGGCGGAGGCAATGACATCTTCGAGGTTAACGACCTGGAGGAAACTAGCGTCAGTGCAGTCAGCTTTACAGGCGGTGCTGGCAATGACTCCCTTGATGGTAGTGGC
It includes:
- a CDS encoding calcium-binding protein yields the protein MAVIWTPGPRPTNGADTGISDATSDNFSGFGGSDTLIGGDGDDTLNGGAGRDWLQGGDGIDLLNGGGGSDTIQGDLGDDTFTGGSGNDRLIWNNGDGSDRISGNAGSDVVEVNGAAGAGDTFLLEQDAEGRAIFDRLNLVPFTLTVDTVESFEVNGGGGNDIFEVNDLTETSVSAVSFTGGAGNDSLDGSGTSTPLTGSGDAGNDTLIGGDGDDTFNGGAGRDWLQGGDGIDLLNGGGGSDTIQGDLGDDTFTGGSGNDRLIWNNGDGSDRISGNAGSDVVEVNGAAGAGDTFLLEQDAEGRAIFDRLNLVPFTLTVDTVESFEVNGGGGNDIFEVNDLEETSVSAVSFTGGAGNDSLDGSGTSTPLTGSGDAGNDTLIGGDGDDTFNGGAGRDWLQGGNSNDILTGGAGSDRFVFSSGASFNADDLGVDQITDFNRNADTIVLDSTTFVGLEDLSDIRIVANDAAASTSFGVITYSRGTGNLFFNPNLSSSGFGTDGLFANIDNDNNPLTAAPVLAATNFEIVG